The Meiothermus sp. genome segment CAGGTGGCCAAGTACGCCGACTGGTGGCTGCCGATTAACCCCGGCCAGGATGGGGCCTTCTGGATGGCGGTGAACCACGTCATCCTGAAGGAGTTCTACCTTCTGAAGCAGGTTCCCTATTTTGTGAACTACCTCAAGCGCTACACCGACAGCCCCCTGCTGGTCGAAGTGAAGGAGGGCAGGCCAGGGCGCTACCTGCGTGCGGGCCAGCTTTCGGAGTATGCCGACCAGGAGAACGGCGAATGGAAGCTATTGGTCTGGGACCAAACGGCAAACCGCCCCGGGTAGGCCCACATACTCTCAAATCCCGACAAAGATACTTGATTTATGAGCGCCTGCTTGCTAGCGTTGAGGGCGCGGGTGCAGGTTGACGAGGGAATCCGCAGGGCACCCCCCAAGCATGTTCAGCAGTGACCGCAAAGCCAGCCGGTTAATAGAGCCCTTTTTCGAGTGCTGTAGCGCTTCCGGCAAATGCTACATAATTGGCGGGGCCGCCCTATTCCAATGGGGTTTCCAGCCCGAAACCTGGTTTTTATGGTTGCCAGTCTAAGCCGTCCCATTCCCAAACCCCTGCTGGCTGTGGCCTTGTTGGTAGGGCTGGCCGTGCTCTTACCGCTGTTGTACCTGGTACTGCGGGCCACCCAGGCCGAGCCCGCACAACTGGTCGAGATTGTTTTGCGGCAGCGCAACCTGCAACTGCTGGGCAACACCCTGGCCTTGCTGGTCGGGGTCATTGCCCTCACCACGGCGCTGGCCCTGCCGCTGGCCTGGATTACCAGCCGTACCAACCTGCGGGGCAAGCGCCTCTGGACGGTTCTGTTGGTGCTGCCGCTGGCAGTGCCCGGCTATGTGGGGGTCTTTGGTTTTTTTGGTGCAACCGGAGCAAACGGCTGGCTAGAAGACCTGCTGGGCTTTCCCTGGCCCCGGCCCGCCGGCTACCTGGGAGCCCTGGGGGTCTTGAGCCTTTTTACCTATCCTTACCTGTTTTTGAACCTGCGGGCGGCCCTCCTGGGGTTGGATGCGGGCCTCGAGGAGTCGGCGCGCAGTCTGGGCTACCGAAACTTTGAGGTTTTCTGGCGGGTGGTACTGCCGCAGCTGCGACCTGCTTTGTATGCGGGCTGGCTGCTGATTGGCCTGCACGTGCTGGGCGACTTTGGCGTGGTCAGCCTGGTACGCTTCGAGACCTTTAGTTACGCCATTTACCTGCAATACTCGGCTTCTTTCGACCGGGTGTATGCGGCCTGGCTTTCCCTGATGCTTATTCTGCTCACAGGCAGTCTGCTCTGGCTCGAGGCTCGATTATTGAAAAACCTCTCCTTAAGCCGGGTGGGGCTGGGCAGCGCAAGGCGTCCGAACCCGGTAAAGCTGGGGCGCTGGTGGCTTCCTGCGCTGGCCCTGATGGCGGTGCCCATCGTGGGGGCCCTGCTTGTACCGCTTACCTCCATTGTGTACTGGACACTGCAGCACCCCAGCACCTACGCAAACGGCCTGGCGGGTATTCTGGAAGCCCTGCGCAACTCGGTGCAGGCCGCAGCCCCGGCAGCCCTGGTAGCGGCCTTGCTGGCGCTGCCGCTGGCCTACCTGGGGGTGCGCTATCCCAGTCGGCTCTCGAGGCTGCTCGAGCGCACCGCCTACATCGGCTACGCCACCCCTCCGCTGGCTTTCGCCCTGGCCCTGATTTTTTTCAGTCTACGGGGGGTACCCTTCTTCTATCAAACCTTGGCCCTGCTCATTCTGGCCTATGCCCTGCATTTTCTGGCCGAAGCCATCGGCCCCATCCGCAGCGCACTCTACCAGGCCCCACCCCGCCTCGAGGAGGCCGCCCGCAGCCTCGGCTATAAACCCCTGCAAGCCTTCTTCAAGGCCACCTTCCCCCTGCTGCGGCGCGGCGTACTGGCCAGCATGGCCCTGGTGTTTTTGTCGGCGGTAAAGGAACTTCCCCTCACCTTCCTGCTCGCTCCGGTGGGTTATTCTACGCTCTCGACCCGCATCTGGGGTTACACCTCCGAAGCCATGTTTGCCGAGGCTGCCCCGTATGCCCTGCTGATCGTGCTATTCTCGGCCGGTTTGGTAGGCCTCTTGCTCTTCCAGGAACGACGATGAAAACCCAACCCACCGCCCCTCCCACCGCGCGTATCGAGCCCGAAACCCCCATCCTTCGGGTAGAGGGCCTGAGCAAACGCTTTCATCCCGACTTTCCTCCGGTTGTACAGAACGTGAGTTTTACAGTCGAGCAGGGCGAAGTATTTGCCCTGCTGGGGCCTTCGGGCTGTGGTAAAACCACCACCTTGCGCCTGGTGGCAGGCTTCGAGCAAGCCGACCAGGGTCAAATCTGGCTGGACGGGCAAGATATTACCCTCAAGCCCCCAGAGGAGCGCGGCATTGGCTTTGTCTTTCAGGACTACGCCCTGTTTCCCCACCTGAGCGTATTTCAGAACGTGGCCTTCGGCCTGCGCTACTTGCGGGGCAAAGAACGGGAAGCCCGCGTGATGGAAGTGCTGGGCCTGGTGGGCCTGACCGTGTTCAAAGACCGCAAGCCCGGCGAGCTTTCGGGTGGGCAGCAGCAGCGGGTAGCTTTAGCCCGGGCCATTGCCCCCGGCCCCAAGTTGATTCTGCTGGACGAACCCTTTAGCAGCCTGGACGCCGCCTTGCGTCAATCCACCCGCGATGAGGTGCGTGCTCTTTTGAAGCAGGCCGGCATTGGGGCCATCCTGGTTACCCACGACCAGGAAGAAGCCCTCTCCTTTGCCGACCGGCTGGCGGTGATGCGGAGCGGGCAGCTCGAGCAAACCGGCACCCCCGAAGAGGTCTACCACCACCCCCGCACCCCCTTTGTGGCCCAGTTTTTGGGGCGCACCAACCTGATACCCGGCGAGGCCCGTGGCCAGGAGGCCGAAACCCCCCTGGGGCGCATTGTGCTTGTGGAGGAAGCCCAGGGTGCCGTACTGCTCTCCCTGCGTCCCGAAGGGCTGAGCCTGGCTGCTCCCTTGGGTCACCTGGGCATAGACGGCAAGCAGATCGAAGGTACGGTGCTGGCCCGCGAGTTCAAGGGCCACGACGTAACCTACCGTATCCAGCTCGGCAGCCGTGAGCTTATCGTGCAGGAAAGCCCGGAAAGCCCCTTCTACCCTGGCGATAAGGTACGGGTGCTGGTGCGGGCCAGAGCGGTGGTGTTGGGCCGGGGAAGGTGAATGTTTACTGTCTATTGTTCACTGTATAAGGTCTATAGCCCAAAAGACCGGCCTCGCTTGCCATTAGGAGAAGTTTGGTGCAAGCGTACAGGCATCTCGCAGGCGATGGTTTGCCGCCAGGCAGCCTGCGGTTAAAATGACACTCGCTTTGGCAGAACAGGCGATATCGGAAAACACAGGTCGCAGGCGCATCTTGCTCACCCTCGAGTACGACGGCACCGGGTTTGCCGGCCTGCAAACCCAGGCCCAGGGCCAGCGCACGGTGCAACAGGAGCTCGAGGCTGCCCTCAGCAAAATTCCTGGAGCAAGGCCCAAAATTTGGCCCTGTGGCCGCACCGACGCCGGCGTGCACGCGCTGGCCATGCCGGTGCACTACAACACCACCGACCGCATTCCTGTGGAGAAAATCCCCTACGCCTTGAACAGCCTATTGCCCCCGGACATCCGGGCCCTGCGGGCCGAGGAAGTGCTGCCGGACTTCCATGCCCGCAAGAGCTGCCACTGGCGCGAGTACCGCTACCGCATCCTGCAACGCAGAATGCCCCCAGCCCTGGAGCGGCATCGGGTCTGGTGGATTCCGCAGTCGCTCAACCTGATTCCACTGCGCCATGCCCTGGAATCGTTGGTGGGCACCCACGACTTTCGCGCCTTTGCGGTCAAGGAGGAGCGCTCTACGGTGCGAACCATCTACCGGGCCCACCTCGAGGTCTGGCCCACCGAGGGCGGGCGGGAAATCTGGCTCGAGTTTGTGGGCTCGGGCTTTCTGCGCGGACAGGTACGCAGCATGGTGGGCACGCTGGTCGAGGTGGGGCTCGGTAAGCGGGACTCCAGTTCCATTGCCGCTTTGCTGCAAGGCGGCACCCGCAAGGATGCCGGCGCCACGGCGCCTCCGCATGGCCTGTATTTTGTGCGCGCGGGCTACCAGCCCTACCGCCACTGAAGCTGGAGATAGACCCGTAGCGCCTCCACCGGGGCTCTGGACAGGTCTAGCGCCAAACGAAGCTGCTCATTCCAGCTGTAGGCCATCCCTAAAAGCAGCTTGCGCGGCTCTTGCAGCCAGGCCTGGAACCGCTCCTGAGGCAAAAAGGGGCTATTCTCGCCCAGGTAATCCCACTCGGGATTCCACCACAAGGAAATCTCAAATCGGCTTCGATCCAGGATCAGGGCCCAGGCTTCCGTATCGGCGTCACAGGGGCACTGCAGCACCCAACCCAGAGCCTGCCCCAAAGGGAGCGGCAGGGAAGCCCGGCTCCAAAAACCCCGATCCAACTGCCAGAAGACCTCTACCTCCTGGCCTTGCAACCCCACCCGGGGGTGGAGGCTCAGGGAGGGCTTAAGTTCCCCCAAACCGTTCGGTGTCTGCACGATTTCCACAAAAGTACCCAGTTGGAAGATTCCCGCGCCAGCCCCCACAAAACCCTGCCCTCCTGCCAACCCTGCCTTGGGCAAATAAGCCACTTCAAGGCCCAGCCAGGACACCTCAGATGGCCGGTAGCGGGCGAACACCCCCCACCGCCCATCCCGCCCCACCAGGGTATCGTCCCAGGGGCCGCTGTAATTGCGGCGCTTGCCCAGGCTCAAGCCAAACTCTCCCAGGTCGGCCTGGGCATAGACCTGCAGAAAGCCAAACTGCATCGCCCCCTCGTACCAGAGTCCCAGGTCTGCCAGGTACCCCACACCTTCCCAAAGCGTCTGAACCTGTAGACGAGCACCCAAAGCCAGTGCGGGCTCGAGGGGTGCGGGCTGGTTGAAGGCTCCATTCCGGCTGAGGCCAAGCTGCGCCAATCCCGAAGGCTGCAAACACACCACCTTTTCTACTGGGGCCCCACAGTCCCATGCAACCTTGTAAGCAAATTCGCTTTGCGCAAAAGCAAGCGGTAATAAAGCCATAAAGCCACTCAACAACACCACACGCATTCCCCTACAATACAGCCCCCCAGCGCCAAACTCGGGCTGAAATCTGCACACCTCAGGGCTGGTGTGTGAACCCTCGCAAACCTCAGCCAGGTGCACTTCAAATACTTGGTGTTGCAAAAATGCTCGTAGGTAGGCGCCTGGCTGGGTGTTATGCCCCCACCCAGTGCACGGGTAACTTGTTTAGCGGCATGTTTTGAAGCATGTGGATTGCCCATATTTGCGATGAGCGGCTCAGTGGGAGGTAC includes the following:
- the truA gene encoding tRNA pseudouridine(38-40) synthase TruA, which produces MTLALAEQAISENTGRRRILLTLEYDGTGFAGLQTQAQGQRTVQQELEAALSKIPGARPKIWPCGRTDAGVHALAMPVHYNTTDRIPVEKIPYALNSLLPPDIRALRAEEVLPDFHARKSCHWREYRYRILQRRMPPALERHRVWWIPQSLNLIPLRHALESLVGTHDFRAFAVKEERSTVRTIYRAHLEVWPTEGGREIWLEFVGSGFLRGQVRSMVGTLVEVGLGKRDSSSIAALLQGGTRKDAGATAPPHGLYFVRAGYQPYRH
- a CDS encoding ABC transporter ATP-binding protein, with amino-acid sequence MKTQPTAPPTARIEPETPILRVEGLSKRFHPDFPPVVQNVSFTVEQGEVFALLGPSGCGKTTTLRLVAGFEQADQGQIWLDGQDITLKPPEERGIGFVFQDYALFPHLSVFQNVAFGLRYLRGKEREARVMEVLGLVGLTVFKDRKPGELSGGQQQRVALARAIAPGPKLILLDEPFSSLDAALRQSTRDEVRALLKQAGIGAILVTHDQEEALSFADRLAVMRSGQLEQTGTPEEVYHHPRTPFVAQFLGRTNLIPGEARGQEAETPLGRIVLVEEAQGAVLLSLRPEGLSLAAPLGHLGIDGKQIEGTVLAREFKGHDVTYRIQLGSRELIVQESPESPFYPGDKVRVLVRARAVVLGRGR
- a CDS encoding iron ABC transporter permease, whose amino-acid sequence is MVASLSRPIPKPLLAVALLVGLAVLLPLLYLVLRATQAEPAQLVEIVLRQRNLQLLGNTLALLVGVIALTTALALPLAWITSRTNLRGKRLWTVLLVLPLAVPGYVGVFGFFGATGANGWLEDLLGFPWPRPAGYLGALGVLSLFTYPYLFLNLRAALLGLDAGLEESARSLGYRNFEVFWRVVLPQLRPALYAGWLLIGLHVLGDFGVVSLVRFETFSYAIYLQYSASFDRVYAAWLSLMLILLTGSLLWLEARLLKNLSLSRVGLGSARRPNPVKLGRWWLPALALMAVPIVGALLVPLTSIVYWTLQHPSTYANGLAGILEALRNSVQAAAPAALVAALLALPLAYLGVRYPSRLSRLLERTAYIGYATPPLAFALALIFFSLRGVPFFYQTLALLILAYALHFLAEAIGPIRSALYQAPPRLEEAARSLGYKPLQAFFKATFPLLRRGVLASMALVFLSAVKELPLTFLLAPVGYSTLSTRIWGYTSEAMFAEAAPYALLIVLFSAGLVGLLLFQERR